In one Spirosoma rigui genomic region, the following are encoded:
- a CDS encoding amidohydrolase codes for MNKQLLATALLLPALAFGQSKKTAKTPAVDRDKQTIMAELDKRFTEYAGISKQIWDFAELGYQEEKSSLLLQEQLKKEGFTVTAGVAGIPTAFVATYGTGKPVIGILGEYDALPGLATESKPEFTPIAGQKGGHGCGHNLFGTASVAAAVEVKNWLKSSGHAGTVKIYGCPAEEGGAGKVYMVREGLFNDVDVVLHWHPGSQNAADAGTSLANKNAKFRFRGIAAHAAASPERGRSGLDGVEAMDFMVNMMREHVPQDTRIHYVITKGGEAPNVVPAFAEVYYYARHKDREILQSVWKRIENAAEGAAKGTGTKVEWEVLGGVFNLLPNVTLAEAMHQNLKTVGGITYTPEETAFAEKISQTFGEGQKVPITNAALVKDFRDASESATSGGSTDVGDVSWTVPTVGLQTATWVPGSSAHSWQSTAASGMSIGQKGMIVAAKTLALTALDLYKSPALIEKARAEWLEKRGANFKYEALLGDRKPALDYRK; via the coding sequence ATGAACAAACAACTCCTCGCTACGGCCCTGCTCCTGCCCGCCCTGGCCTTTGGGCAGTCGAAGAAAACAGCCAAAACCCCGGCCGTTGACCGCGACAAGCAGACGATCATGGCCGAACTCGACAAACGCTTTACCGAGTACGCGGGCATTTCAAAACAGATCTGGGACTTTGCCGAACTCGGCTACCAGGAAGAGAAAAGCTCACTGTTGCTGCAGGAGCAGCTTAAAAAAGAAGGATTCACCGTAACGGCCGGCGTGGCGGGCATACCAACGGCTTTTGTCGCAACCTACGGTACCGGGAAACCCGTCATTGGTATTCTGGGCGAATATGATGCGCTGCCTGGACTGGCCACGGAGAGTAAACCGGAATTTACGCCCATTGCCGGGCAGAAAGGCGGTCACGGCTGCGGCCATAACCTCTTTGGAACGGCATCGGTAGCCGCTGCGGTCGAGGTTAAGAACTGGCTCAAATCGTCAGGCCATGCCGGCACGGTGAAGATCTACGGATGTCCGGCTGAAGAAGGCGGAGCCGGTAAGGTTTATATGGTTCGCGAAGGGTTGTTCAACGACGTCGATGTTGTGCTCCACTGGCATCCCGGTTCGCAGAACGCGGCCGACGCCGGTACGTCGCTGGCCAACAAGAACGCCAAATTCCGGTTTCGGGGTATTGCCGCCCACGCAGCTGCGTCGCCCGAGCGCGGCCGGTCGGGTCTGGACGGGGTTGAGGCCATGGACTTTATGGTCAATATGATGCGCGAGCACGTGCCGCAGGACACCCGGATTCACTACGTTATCACCAAGGGGGGCGAAGCACCCAACGTGGTACCGGCTTTTGCGGAAGTCTACTACTACGCCCGTCACAAAGACCGCGAGATACTGCAGAGTGTCTGGAAACGAATTGAAAACGCGGCCGAAGGGGCGGCCAAAGGCACCGGCACGAAAGTGGAGTGGGAAGTGCTGGGCGGAGTATTCAACCTGCTGCCCAACGTAACACTGGCCGAAGCCATGCACCAGAACCTGAAAACAGTAGGTGGCATTACCTATACGCCCGAAGAAACGGCGTTTGCCGAAAAGATCAGCCAGACCTTCGGCGAAGGCCAGAAAGTCCCCATCACCAACGCAGCGCTGGTCAAAGACTTCCGCGACGCGTCGGAGAGCGCAACGAGTGGTGGGTCGACCGACGTAGGCGATGTGAGCTGGACGGTGCCCACGGTGGGTCTGCAAACGGCGACCTGGGTACCCGGATCATCGGCCCATAGCTGGCAGTCGACGGCCGCGAGTGGCATGAGCATTGGCCAGAAAGGTATGATCGTAGCCGCCAAGACGCTGGCCCTGACCGCCCTCGATCTCTACAAGTCCCCGGCTCTGATTGAGAAAGCACGGGCCGAATGGCTGGAGAAGCGAGGTGCCAATTTTAAATACGAAGCGCTGCTGGGCGACCGGAAACCCGCGCTGGATTACCGGAAGTAA
- the glmS gene encoding glutamine--fructose-6-phosphate transaminase (isomerizing) produces MCGIVAYVGHREACPIVIKGLKRLEYRGYDSAGIALMNGEGLSVFKKKGKVVALEGELAGRNTHATIGMGHTRWATHGEPNDVNAHPHYSFHRKLAIIHNGIIENYAAIKQALLKKGHTFQSETDTEVLGQFIEDIWENNGGTLEDAVRLALQEVVGAYAIVIMNEAEPTQLIAARKGSPLVIGVGENEFFLASDATPIVEYTKDVIYLNDLEIAVIKNGALSVVTLDNTSTTPYVHKIEMELAAIEKGGFDHFMLKEIFEQPRSIADSMRGRVNADDAMVQLGGLRDYMDKLAKSKRIVIVGCGTSWHAGLVAEYIFEELARIPVEVEYASEFRYRNPIIKEGDIVIAISQSGETADTLAAIELAKSKGATIFGVCNVVGSSIARATHAGAYTHAGPEIGVASTKAFTAQVTVLTLMALAAAKKKGTISDSLFRQLLVEMESIPAKIERVLQSADKIKEIAYIFTYARNFIYLGRGLNFPVALEGALKLKEISYIHAEGYPAAEMKHGPIALIDEDMPVVVIATKDSSYEKVVSNIQEVKARKGRVIAITTEGDTNLPGMVDFTIEIPNVHEMLMPLISVVPLQLLAYDIAVMRGRNVDQPRNLAKSVTVE; encoded by the coding sequence GTGGAATCGTCGCATATGTAGGGCACCGGGAAGCGTGTCCAATCGTGATAAAAGGTTTGAAACGGCTCGAGTACCGGGGCTATGATAGTGCCGGTATTGCGCTGATGAACGGCGAAGGGTTATCGGTTTTCAAGAAAAAAGGGAAAGTAGTCGCGCTGGAAGGCGAACTGGCGGGGCGTAATACCCACGCCACCATTGGCATGGGCCACACCCGTTGGGCTACCCACGGCGAGCCTAATGACGTTAATGCCCACCCGCATTACTCGTTCCACCGCAAGCTGGCGATCATTCACAATGGCATTATTGAGAACTATGCCGCCATCAAGCAGGCGCTGCTCAAGAAAGGCCATACCTTCCAGAGTGAGACCGATACCGAAGTACTGGGTCAGTTCATCGAAGATATCTGGGAAAACAATGGCGGAACACTCGAAGACGCCGTTCGGCTGGCCCTGCAGGAAGTAGTGGGTGCCTACGCCATCGTGATCATGAATGAAGCCGAACCGACCCAGCTCATCGCGGCCCGCAAAGGATCGCCCCTGGTCATTGGCGTTGGTGAAAACGAGTTCTTCCTGGCGTCGGATGCTACGCCCATCGTGGAGTACACCAAAGACGTCATTTACCTGAACGACCTGGAAATTGCCGTTATCAAAAACGGAGCCCTGTCCGTTGTGACGCTCGACAATACCAGCACGACGCCCTACGTCCATAAAATCGAGATGGAACTGGCCGCTATTGAAAAAGGCGGATTCGACCATTTCATGCTCAAGGAGATCTTTGAACAGCCCCGGTCCATTGCCGACTCCATGCGCGGGCGCGTCAACGCCGACGATGCCATGGTGCAGCTCGGTGGCCTGCGCGACTACATGGACAAACTGGCGAAGTCGAAACGGATCGTCATCGTAGGCTGCGGAACCTCGTGGCACGCGGGTTTGGTAGCCGAGTATATTTTTGAAGAACTCGCCCGGATTCCCGTGGAGGTCGAGTATGCGTCGGAGTTCCGGTACCGCAACCCCATCATTAAGGAAGGCGATATTGTCATTGCCATCTCACAGTCCGGCGAAACGGCCGATACGCTGGCGGCTATCGAACTGGCCAAATCCAAAGGGGCAACCATCTTCGGCGTGTGTAACGTTGTGGGCTCGTCCATTGCCCGGGCTACCCACGCGGGCGCGTACACCCACGCCGGTCCCGAAATTGGCGTAGCCAGTACGAAAGCGTTCACGGCGCAGGTAACGGTGCTGACGCTGATGGCGCTGGCCGCAGCCAAGAAGAAAGGGACAATTTCCGATTCGCTGTTCCGGCAGTTGCTGGTCGAAATGGAAAGTATCCCCGCCAAAATTGAACGGGTACTACAGTCGGCCGACAAGATCAAGGAGATTGCCTACATCTTCACCTACGCCCGTAACTTCATTTACCTGGGGCGCGGCCTGAATTTTCCCGTGGCGCTGGAAGGGGCGCTGAAGCTGAAAGAGATCAGCTATATCCACGCGGAGGGCTACCCGGCTGCCGAGATGAAGCACGGTCCTATCGCGCTCATCGACGAAGATATGCCCGTAGTGGTGATTGCCACCAAAGACTCCTCGTATGAGAAAGTTGTCTCGAATATCCAGGAAGTAAAAGCCCGTAAAGGCCGCGTCATTGCCATCACAACCGAAGGTGACACGAACCTGCCGGGTATGGTCGATTTCACGATCGAAATTCCGAACGTTCACGAAATGTTGATGCCGCTTATTTCCGTCGTGCCGCTGCAACTGCTGGCCTACGACATTGCCGTGATGCGTGGCCGCAACGTCGACCAGCCGAGGAATCTGGCGAAGTCGGTAACGGTAGAATAA